A single Sander lucioperca isolate FBNREF2018 chromosome 24, SLUC_FBN_1.2, whole genome shotgun sequence DNA region contains:
- the ptprnb gene encoding receptor-type tyrosine-protein phosphatase-like N isoform X4 has translation MRSSRLWAALCILLTASCRLCAAGRHGCLFEKNLCPRDQLCSDDGLFGQCQAPRQEPVQYQVSVPVLHRLQEVLKDLMVQGLTWKDDVTQAIIGRELSRVPTVGSKSHEKSPKQLSRPSGPSQRRVQGPKDPADPEMMQQYVDYMILDPSRSSVHMQTPLLDPYTYNQQQYGYQDEEERSLNSLDDNPAFPLLAAPARSRSRGNPLDRDRQLLQDLLSFYLTSPSSSSSSSSSSPVQSLSRHRGAVAAAAGFPSSLSASSSSSSSFFPEVDFPLDYSEDYVSQVAQLSRQQQQQQQEQEQEQEQAEKKAQEEYDALSGLDERSLQRLALLLDHYGLEMKDLSPDQKDDLPAIVKQLQLDGSYAHKHTKEEYGKNAATGKKVTEGSMAYKTTVPEAPPSTNEPPKPGGAPKDPTPAVAASRDNLRKGEVAAHTEEYGYIVTNQSPLVLNDGVRVLQLLSERIGLSTGSFINISVVGPAITFRIRPNSKNLTAADVAEKAVAEKNFLESETGLKVLQSGVGERNDGKSMPLATRVQPSGSRAVFATLVAMACIGSILVAAMTVACLRHHAHRLAVKKLGLGPEGGTFNHQEYQDLCRQHMASKGAFGRLEAAALGAVGGASGGGGGGGGGGGGADSRVSSVSSQFSDGAQPSPSSHSSTPSWCEEPAQANMDISTGHMILAYMEDHLRNKDRLMKEWEALCSYQAEPSTVSVAQSDANAKKNRCPDSVPYDHSRVKLKAEVNPSRSDYINASTIIEHDPRMPAYIATQGPLSHTISDFWQMVWENGCTVIVMMTALVEDGEKQCDRYWPDEGSSLYHIYEVNLVSEHIWCNDFLVRSFYLKNVQTQETRTLTQFHFLSWPAQGIPTSTRPLLDFRRKVNKCYRGRSCPIIVHCSDGTGRSGTYILIDMVLNRMAKGVKEIDIAATLEHVRDQRPGMVRTKDQFEFALTAVAEEVNAILKALPQ, from the exons GTTGTTTGTTTGAAAAGAATCTCTGTCCGAGAGATCAGCTGTGCAGCGATG ACGGTTTGTTCGGACAGTGCCAGGCTCCTCGCCAGGAGCCCGTCCAGTACCAGGTGTCTGTCCCCGTCCTGCACAGACTGCAAGAAGTCCTCAAAGACCTGATGGTGCAAG GTCTGACCTGGAAAGACGACGTCACCCAGGCGATCATCGGCCGAGAGTTGAGTCGCGTCCCCACGGTTGGCTCCAAATCTCATGAGAAGTCGCCAAAACA GTTGTCCAGACCGTCGGGCCCCAGTCAGCGGAGGGTTCAGGGGCCCAAGGATCCAGCTGACCCCGAGATGATGCAGCAGTACGTGGACTACATGATCCTGGACCCGTCCCGGTCCTCCGTCCACATGCAGACGCCCCTGCTGGACCCTTACACCTACAACCAG cagcagtacGGCTACCAGGACGAGGAGGAGCGCTCCCTCAACTCTCTGGACGATAACCCAGCCTTCCCGCTGCTCGCCGCCCCCGCTCGCTCCAGATCCCGAGGAAACCctttggacagagacagacagctccTCCAGGACCTGCTGTCCTTTTACCTCacctccccttcctcttcctcttcctcttcctcgtcCTCCCCTGTGCAGTCCCTGTCCCGCCACAGAGGGGCGGtagcagcagctgcaggatTTCCCTCTTCGCTGTCCGCCTcatcctcctcgtcctcctctttCTTCCCGGAGGTGGATTTCCCGCTGGACTACAGCGAGGACTACGTTTCCCAGGTGGCTCAGCtcagcaggcagcagcagcagcagcagcaggagcaggaGCAGGAGCAGGAGCAGGCGGAGAAGAAGGCGCAGGAAGAGTATGACGCGCTGTCCGGACTGGAtg AGCGCTCTCTGCAGAGGCTGGCTCTGCTGCTGGATCACTACGGCCTGGAAATGAAGGACTTGTCCCCCGACCAGAAAGACGACCTGCCGGCCATCGTCAAGCAGCTGCAGCTGGATGGCTCCTACGCCCACAAACACACCAAAG AGGAATATGGGAAGAATGCTGCCACAGGAAAGAAG GTCACAGAGGGTTCAATGGCGTATAAGACGACCGTCCCCGAGGCTCCGCCCTCCACCAACGAGCCTCCCAAACCTGGAGGAGCCCCGAAAGACCCGACCCCCGCTGTCGCAGCCAGCCGGGACAATCTAAGGAAGGGTGAAGTGGCGGCCCACACCGAGGAGTACGGCTACATCGTCACCAATCAGAG CCCCCTTGTACTGAACGACGGTGTGCGAgtgctgcagctgctgtcggAGAGGATTGGTCTCTCCACCGGCTCCTTCATCAACATCAG CGTTGTGGGACCTGCGATCACCTTCAGGATCAGACCCAACTCCAAGAACCTGACGGCTGCAGATGTGGCAGAGAAAGCCG TTGCCGAGAAGAACTTCCTGGAGTCTGAGACGGGCCTGAAGGTGCTGCAGAGCGGGGTGGGAGAG AGGAATGATGGGAAGTCAATGCCCCTGGCGACCCGCGTCCAGCCAAGCGGCTCCCGTGCGGTCTTCGCCACGCTGGTGGCCATGGCCTGCATCGGCAGCATCCTGGTGGCGGCCATGACCGTCGCCTGCCTGCGACACCACGCCCACCGTCTGGCAGTCAAGAAGCTGGGTCTGGGACCAGAGGGGGGCACTTTCAACCACCAGGAGTACCAG GACCTGTGTCGCCAGCACATGGCATCCAAAGGCGCCTTCGGGCGTCTGGAAGCTGCTGCCCTCGGCGCCGTGGGAGGAGcgagcggaggaggaggaggaggaggaggaggaggaggag GAGCCGACTCGAGGGTGAGCAGTGTGTCGTCCCAGTTCAGCGACGGAGCCCAGCCCAGTCCCAGCTCCCACAGCAGCACGCCGTCGTGGTGCGAGGAGCCGGCCCAGGCCAACATGGACATCTCCACCGGACACATGATTCTG GCCTACATGGAGGACCACCTGAGGAACAAGGACCGCCTGATGAAGGAGTGGGAGGCTCTGTGCTCCTACCAGGCCGAGCCCAGCACCGTCTCTGTGGCTCAGAGCGACGCCAACGCCAAGAAGAACCGCTGCCCTGACTCTGTCCCCT ATGACCACTCGAGGGTGAAGCTGAAAGCGGAGGTCAACCCGTCACGCTCCGACTACATCAACGCCAGCACCATA ATTGAGCACGACCCCCGGATGCCGGCCTACATCGCCACCCAAGGGCCCCTGTCACACACCATCTCCGACTTCTGGCAG aTGGTGTGGGAGAACGGCTGCACTGTGATTGTGATGATGACCGCTCTGGTGGAGGACGGAGAGAAGCAGTGCGACCGCTACTGGCCCGACGAGGGATCGTCCCTCTACCACATCTATGAG GTGAACCTGGTGTCAGAGCACATCTGGTGTAACGACTTCCTGGTGCGAAGCTTCTACCTGAAGAACGTGCAGACGCAGGAGACCCGGACGCTCACCCAGTTCCACTTCCTCAGCTGGCCGGCGCAGGGCATCCCCACCTCCACACGCCCGCTGCTGGACTTCCGCAG GAAGGTGAATAAGTGCTACCGAGGACGCTCCTGCCCCATCATCGTGCACTGCAG TGACGGTACCGGCCGCTCTGGGACTTACATCCTGATCGACATGGTTCTCAACCGTATGGCTAAAG GCGTGAAAGAGATCGACATCGCTGCGACGCTGGAGCACGTCCGTGACCAGCGGCCCGGGATGGTCCGCACCAAG GACCAGTTTGAGTTTGCCCTGACAGCCGTTGCTGAGGAGGTCAACGCCATCCTCAAAGCTCTGCCCCAGTGA
- the ptprnb gene encoding receptor-type tyrosine-protein phosphatase-like N isoform X3 has product MRSSRLWAALCILLTASCRLCAAGRHGCLFEKNLCPRDQLCSDDGLFGQCQAPRQEPVQYQVSVPVLHRLQEVLKDLMVQGLTWKDDVTQAIIGRELSRVPTVGSKSHEKSPKQLSRPSGPSQRRVQGPKDPADPEMMQQYVDYMILDPSRSSVHMQTPLLDPYTYNQQQYGYQDEEERSLNSLDDNPAFPLLAAPARSRSRGNPLDRDRQLLQDLLSFYLTSPSSSSSSSSSSPVQSLSRHRGAVAAAAGFPSSLSASSSSSSSFFPEVDFPLDYSEDYVSQVAQLSRQQQQQQQEQEQEQEQAEKKAQEEYDALSGLDERSLQRLALLLDHYGLEMKDLSPDQKDDLPAIVKQLQLDGSYAHKHTKEEYGKNAATGKKVTEGSMAYKTTVPEAPPSTNEPPKPGGAPKDPTPAVAASRDNLRKGEVAAHTEEYGYIVTNQSPLVLNDGVRVLQLLSERIGLSTGSFINISVVGPAITFRIRPNSKNLTAADVAEKAVAEKNFLESETGLKVLQSGVGERNDGKSMPLATRVQPSGSRAVFATLVAMACIGSILVAAMTVACLRHHAHRLAVKKLGLGPEGGTFNHQEYQHMASKGAFGRLEAAALGAVGGASGGGGGGGGGGGGAGAGGGAGAGVGGAAGGGGADSRVSSVSSQFSDGAQPSPSSHSSTPSWCEEPAQANMDISTGHMILAYMEDHLRNKDRLMKEWEALCSYQAEPSTVSVAQSDANAKKNRCPDSVPYDHSRVKLKAEVNPSRSDYINASTIIEHDPRMPAYIATQGPLSHTISDFWQMVWENGCTVIVMMTALVEDGEKQCDRYWPDEGSSLYHIYEVNLVSEHIWCNDFLVRSFYLKNVQTQETRTLTQFHFLSWPAQGIPTSTRPLLDFRRKVNKCYRGRSCPIIVHCSDGTGRSGTYILIDMVLNRMAKGVKEIDIAATLEHVRDQRPGMVRTKDQFEFALTAVAEEVNAILKALPQ; this is encoded by the exons GTTGTTTGTTTGAAAAGAATCTCTGTCCGAGAGATCAGCTGTGCAGCGATG ACGGTTTGTTCGGACAGTGCCAGGCTCCTCGCCAGGAGCCCGTCCAGTACCAGGTGTCTGTCCCCGTCCTGCACAGACTGCAAGAAGTCCTCAAAGACCTGATGGTGCAAG GTCTGACCTGGAAAGACGACGTCACCCAGGCGATCATCGGCCGAGAGTTGAGTCGCGTCCCCACGGTTGGCTCCAAATCTCATGAGAAGTCGCCAAAACA GTTGTCCAGACCGTCGGGCCCCAGTCAGCGGAGGGTTCAGGGGCCCAAGGATCCAGCTGACCCCGAGATGATGCAGCAGTACGTGGACTACATGATCCTGGACCCGTCCCGGTCCTCCGTCCACATGCAGACGCCCCTGCTGGACCCTTACACCTACAACCAG cagcagtacGGCTACCAGGACGAGGAGGAGCGCTCCCTCAACTCTCTGGACGATAACCCAGCCTTCCCGCTGCTCGCCGCCCCCGCTCGCTCCAGATCCCGAGGAAACCctttggacagagacagacagctccTCCAGGACCTGCTGTCCTTTTACCTCacctccccttcctcttcctcttcctcttcctcgtcCTCCCCTGTGCAGTCCCTGTCCCGCCACAGAGGGGCGGtagcagcagctgcaggatTTCCCTCTTCGCTGTCCGCCTcatcctcctcgtcctcctctttCTTCCCGGAGGTGGATTTCCCGCTGGACTACAGCGAGGACTACGTTTCCCAGGTGGCTCAGCtcagcaggcagcagcagcagcagcagcaggagcaggaGCAGGAGCAGGAGCAGGCGGAGAAGAAGGCGCAGGAAGAGTATGACGCGCTGTCCGGACTGGAtg AGCGCTCTCTGCAGAGGCTGGCTCTGCTGCTGGATCACTACGGCCTGGAAATGAAGGACTTGTCCCCCGACCAGAAAGACGACCTGCCGGCCATCGTCAAGCAGCTGCAGCTGGATGGCTCCTACGCCCACAAACACACCAAAG AGGAATATGGGAAGAATGCTGCCACAGGAAAGAAG GTCACAGAGGGTTCAATGGCGTATAAGACGACCGTCCCCGAGGCTCCGCCCTCCACCAACGAGCCTCCCAAACCTGGAGGAGCCCCGAAAGACCCGACCCCCGCTGTCGCAGCCAGCCGGGACAATCTAAGGAAGGGTGAAGTGGCGGCCCACACCGAGGAGTACGGCTACATCGTCACCAATCAGAG CCCCCTTGTACTGAACGACGGTGTGCGAgtgctgcagctgctgtcggAGAGGATTGGTCTCTCCACCGGCTCCTTCATCAACATCAG CGTTGTGGGACCTGCGATCACCTTCAGGATCAGACCCAACTCCAAGAACCTGACGGCTGCAGATGTGGCAGAGAAAGCCG TTGCCGAGAAGAACTTCCTGGAGTCTGAGACGGGCCTGAAGGTGCTGCAGAGCGGGGTGGGAGAG AGGAATGATGGGAAGTCAATGCCCCTGGCGACCCGCGTCCAGCCAAGCGGCTCCCGTGCGGTCTTCGCCACGCTGGTGGCCATGGCCTGCATCGGCAGCATCCTGGTGGCGGCCATGACCGTCGCCTGCCTGCGACACCACGCCCACCGTCTGGCAGTCAAGAAGCTGGGTCTGGGACCAGAGGGGGGCACTTTCAACCACCAGGAGTACCAG CACATGGCATCCAAAGGCGCCTTCGGGCGTCTGGAAGCTGCTGCCCTCGGCGCCGTGGGAGGAGcgagcggaggaggaggaggaggaggaggaggaggaggaggtgcgGGAGCAGGAGGAGGTGCTGGCGCGGGAGttggaggagcagcaggaggcgGAGGAGCCGACTCGAGGGTGAGCAGTGTGTCGTCCCAGTTCAGCGACGGAGCCCAGCCCAGTCCCAGCTCCCACAGCAGCACGCCGTCGTGGTGCGAGGAGCCGGCCCAGGCCAACATGGACATCTCCACCGGACACATGATTCTG GCCTACATGGAGGACCACCTGAGGAACAAGGACCGCCTGATGAAGGAGTGGGAGGCTCTGTGCTCCTACCAGGCCGAGCCCAGCACCGTCTCTGTGGCTCAGAGCGACGCCAACGCCAAGAAGAACCGCTGCCCTGACTCTGTCCCCT ATGACCACTCGAGGGTGAAGCTGAAAGCGGAGGTCAACCCGTCACGCTCCGACTACATCAACGCCAGCACCATA ATTGAGCACGACCCCCGGATGCCGGCCTACATCGCCACCCAAGGGCCCCTGTCACACACCATCTCCGACTTCTGGCAG aTGGTGTGGGAGAACGGCTGCACTGTGATTGTGATGATGACCGCTCTGGTGGAGGACGGAGAGAAGCAGTGCGACCGCTACTGGCCCGACGAGGGATCGTCCCTCTACCACATCTATGAG GTGAACCTGGTGTCAGAGCACATCTGGTGTAACGACTTCCTGGTGCGAAGCTTCTACCTGAAGAACGTGCAGACGCAGGAGACCCGGACGCTCACCCAGTTCCACTTCCTCAGCTGGCCGGCGCAGGGCATCCCCACCTCCACACGCCCGCTGCTGGACTTCCGCAG GAAGGTGAATAAGTGCTACCGAGGACGCTCCTGCCCCATCATCGTGCACTGCAG TGACGGTACCGGCCGCTCTGGGACTTACATCCTGATCGACATGGTTCTCAACCGTATGGCTAAAG GCGTGAAAGAGATCGACATCGCTGCGACGCTGGAGCACGTCCGTGACCAGCGGCCCGGGATGGTCCGCACCAAG GACCAGTTTGAGTTTGCCCTGACAGCCGTTGCTGAGGAGGTCAACGCCATCCTCAAAGCTCTGCCCCAGTGA
- the ptprnb gene encoding receptor-type tyrosine-protein phosphatase-like N isoform X5 codes for MRSSRLWAALCILLTASCRLCAAGRHGCLFEKNLCPRDQLCSDDGLFGQCQAPRQEPVQYQVSVPVLHRLQEVLKDLMVQGLTWKDDVTQAIIGRELSRVPTVGSKSHEKSPKQLSRPSGPSQRRVQGPKDPADPEMMQQYVDYMILDPSRSSVHMQTPLLDPYTYNQQQYGYQDEEERSLNSLDDNPAFPLLAAPARSRSRGNPLDRDRQLLQDLLSFYLTSPSSSSSSSSSSPVQSLSRHRGAVAAAAGFPSSLSASSSSSSSFFPEVDFPLDYSEDYVSQVAQLSRQQQQQQQEQEQEQEQAEKKAQEEYDALSGLDERSLQRLALLLDHYGLEMKDLSPDQKDDLPAIVKQLQLDGSYAHKHTKEEYGKNAATGKKVTEGSMAYKTTVPEAPPSTNEPPKPGGAPKDPTPAVAASRDNLRKGEVAAHTEEYGYIVTNQSPLVLNDGVRVLQLLSERIGLSTGSFINISVVGPAITFRIRPNSKNLTAADVAEKAVAEKNFLESETGLKVLQSGVGERNDGKSMPLATRVQPSGSRAVFATLVAMACIGSILVAAMTVACLRHHAHRLAVKKLGLGPEGGTFNHQEYQHMASKGAFGRLEAAALGAVGGASGGGGGGGGGGGGADSRVSSVSSQFSDGAQPSPSSHSSTPSWCEEPAQANMDISTGHMILAYMEDHLRNKDRLMKEWEALCSYQAEPSTVSVAQSDANAKKNRCPDSVPYDHSRVKLKAEVNPSRSDYINASTIIEHDPRMPAYIATQGPLSHTISDFWQMVWENGCTVIVMMTALVEDGEKQCDRYWPDEGSSLYHIYEVNLVSEHIWCNDFLVRSFYLKNVQTQETRTLTQFHFLSWPAQGIPTSTRPLLDFRRKVNKCYRGRSCPIIVHCSDGTGRSGTYILIDMVLNRMAKGVKEIDIAATLEHVRDQRPGMVRTKDQFEFALTAVAEEVNAILKALPQ; via the exons GTTGTTTGTTTGAAAAGAATCTCTGTCCGAGAGATCAGCTGTGCAGCGATG ACGGTTTGTTCGGACAGTGCCAGGCTCCTCGCCAGGAGCCCGTCCAGTACCAGGTGTCTGTCCCCGTCCTGCACAGACTGCAAGAAGTCCTCAAAGACCTGATGGTGCAAG GTCTGACCTGGAAAGACGACGTCACCCAGGCGATCATCGGCCGAGAGTTGAGTCGCGTCCCCACGGTTGGCTCCAAATCTCATGAGAAGTCGCCAAAACA GTTGTCCAGACCGTCGGGCCCCAGTCAGCGGAGGGTTCAGGGGCCCAAGGATCCAGCTGACCCCGAGATGATGCAGCAGTACGTGGACTACATGATCCTGGACCCGTCCCGGTCCTCCGTCCACATGCAGACGCCCCTGCTGGACCCTTACACCTACAACCAG cagcagtacGGCTACCAGGACGAGGAGGAGCGCTCCCTCAACTCTCTGGACGATAACCCAGCCTTCCCGCTGCTCGCCGCCCCCGCTCGCTCCAGATCCCGAGGAAACCctttggacagagacagacagctccTCCAGGACCTGCTGTCCTTTTACCTCacctccccttcctcttcctcttcctcttcctcgtcCTCCCCTGTGCAGTCCCTGTCCCGCCACAGAGGGGCGGtagcagcagctgcaggatTTCCCTCTTCGCTGTCCGCCTcatcctcctcgtcctcctctttCTTCCCGGAGGTGGATTTCCCGCTGGACTACAGCGAGGACTACGTTTCCCAGGTGGCTCAGCtcagcaggcagcagcagcagcagcagcaggagcaggaGCAGGAGCAGGAGCAGGCGGAGAAGAAGGCGCAGGAAGAGTATGACGCGCTGTCCGGACTGGAtg AGCGCTCTCTGCAGAGGCTGGCTCTGCTGCTGGATCACTACGGCCTGGAAATGAAGGACTTGTCCCCCGACCAGAAAGACGACCTGCCGGCCATCGTCAAGCAGCTGCAGCTGGATGGCTCCTACGCCCACAAACACACCAAAG AGGAATATGGGAAGAATGCTGCCACAGGAAAGAAG GTCACAGAGGGTTCAATGGCGTATAAGACGACCGTCCCCGAGGCTCCGCCCTCCACCAACGAGCCTCCCAAACCTGGAGGAGCCCCGAAAGACCCGACCCCCGCTGTCGCAGCCAGCCGGGACAATCTAAGGAAGGGTGAAGTGGCGGCCCACACCGAGGAGTACGGCTACATCGTCACCAATCAGAG CCCCCTTGTACTGAACGACGGTGTGCGAgtgctgcagctgctgtcggAGAGGATTGGTCTCTCCACCGGCTCCTTCATCAACATCAG CGTTGTGGGACCTGCGATCACCTTCAGGATCAGACCCAACTCCAAGAACCTGACGGCTGCAGATGTGGCAGAGAAAGCCG TTGCCGAGAAGAACTTCCTGGAGTCTGAGACGGGCCTGAAGGTGCTGCAGAGCGGGGTGGGAGAG AGGAATGATGGGAAGTCAATGCCCCTGGCGACCCGCGTCCAGCCAAGCGGCTCCCGTGCGGTCTTCGCCACGCTGGTGGCCATGGCCTGCATCGGCAGCATCCTGGTGGCGGCCATGACCGTCGCCTGCCTGCGACACCACGCCCACCGTCTGGCAGTCAAGAAGCTGGGTCTGGGACCAGAGGGGGGCACTTTCAACCACCAGGAGTACCAG CACATGGCATCCAAAGGCGCCTTCGGGCGTCTGGAAGCTGCTGCCCTCGGCGCCGTGGGAGGAGcgagcggaggaggaggaggaggaggaggaggaggaggag GAGCCGACTCGAGGGTGAGCAGTGTGTCGTCCCAGTTCAGCGACGGAGCCCAGCCCAGTCCCAGCTCCCACAGCAGCACGCCGTCGTGGTGCGAGGAGCCGGCCCAGGCCAACATGGACATCTCCACCGGACACATGATTCTG GCCTACATGGAGGACCACCTGAGGAACAAGGACCGCCTGATGAAGGAGTGGGAGGCTCTGTGCTCCTACCAGGCCGAGCCCAGCACCGTCTCTGTGGCTCAGAGCGACGCCAACGCCAAGAAGAACCGCTGCCCTGACTCTGTCCCCT ATGACCACTCGAGGGTGAAGCTGAAAGCGGAGGTCAACCCGTCACGCTCCGACTACATCAACGCCAGCACCATA ATTGAGCACGACCCCCGGATGCCGGCCTACATCGCCACCCAAGGGCCCCTGTCACACACCATCTCCGACTTCTGGCAG aTGGTGTGGGAGAACGGCTGCACTGTGATTGTGATGATGACCGCTCTGGTGGAGGACGGAGAGAAGCAGTGCGACCGCTACTGGCCCGACGAGGGATCGTCCCTCTACCACATCTATGAG GTGAACCTGGTGTCAGAGCACATCTGGTGTAACGACTTCCTGGTGCGAAGCTTCTACCTGAAGAACGTGCAGACGCAGGAGACCCGGACGCTCACCCAGTTCCACTTCCTCAGCTGGCCGGCGCAGGGCATCCCCACCTCCACACGCCCGCTGCTGGACTTCCGCAG GAAGGTGAATAAGTGCTACCGAGGACGCTCCTGCCCCATCATCGTGCACTGCAG TGACGGTACCGGCCGCTCTGGGACTTACATCCTGATCGACATGGTTCTCAACCGTATGGCTAAAG GCGTGAAAGAGATCGACATCGCTGCGACGCTGGAGCACGTCCGTGACCAGCGGCCCGGGATGGTCCGCACCAAG GACCAGTTTGAGTTTGCCCTGACAGCCGTTGCTGAGGAGGTCAACGCCATCCTCAAAGCTCTGCCCCAGTGA